One Entelurus aequoreus isolate RoL-2023_Sb linkage group LG09, RoL_Eaeq_v1.1, whole genome shotgun sequence genomic window carries:
- the LOC133656931 gene encoding alpha-2A adrenergic receptor-like: MGCLNLSNETRHPYTARTSVPLTLLVGVLILLTLFGNVMVVMALTTSRALRAPQNLFLLSLACADILVATSVMPFSLANELMGFWYFGKVWCEIYLALDVFFCTSSIVHLCAISLDRYWSITRAIEYNLLRTPRRIKSTVFIVWMLAALISFPPLITMKKDEGKEDRPECKINDELWYIVFSSTASFFAPCAIMVLVYVRIYQVAKQRTRAPPGERSRQNGNSKDPKEEEGKIRGEEEVDEEQSSSDGNEVALCSMKKKRPVQRWRAETDAAPKAAASRWKGRQRRERRLTLVLAVVVGVFVLCWFPFFFTYTLTAVCACCVPETLFKMFFWLGYCNSSLNPVIYTIFNHDFRRSFKKILCKKGR, translated from the coding sequence ATGGGTTGCCTGAACTTGAGCAATGAGACCAGGCATCCTTACACCGCCCGGACCTCGGTGCCTCTCACCCTCCTGGTGGGCGTCCTCATCCTACTGACCTTGTTCGGCAACGTCATGGTGGTCATGGCCCTGACCACCAGCCGGGCGCTGAGAGCCCCCCAGAACCTGTTCTTGCTCTCCCTGGCCTGCGCCGACATCCTGGTGGCCACCTCGGTGATGCCCTTCTCCCTGGCCAACGAGCTGATGGGCTTCTGGTACTTTGGCAAAGTGTGGTGCGAAATCTACCTGGCCTTGGACGTCTTTTTCTGCACCTCGTCCATCGTCCACCTGTGCGCTATCAGCTTGGACCGATACTGGTCCATCACACGGGCCATCGAGTACAACCTGCTGAGGACGCCGCGCCGGATCAAAAGCACCGTCTTTATCGTTTGGATGCTGGCGGCCCTTATTTCCTTCCCGCCTCTAATCACCATGAAGAAGGACGAAGGCAAAGAGGACCGGCCCGAATGCAAAATTAACGACGAGCTTTGGTACATTGTCTTCTCCAGCACCGCCTCCTTCTTTGCGCCTTGCGCCATCATGGTGCTGGTCTACGTGAGGATCTACCAGGTCGCCAAGCAGAGAACTCGAGCGCCCCCGGGTGAGAGGTCGAGACAAAACGGAAACTCCAAGGATCCCAAGGAGGAGGAGGGGAAAATCCGAGGAGAGGAGGAAGTGGACGAGGAACAATCTTCGTCCGACGGGAACGAAGTGGCATTGTGCTCCATGAAGAAGAAACGCCCCGTTCAGAGGTGGAGAGCCGAAACGGACGCGGCTCCCAAGGCGGCGGCGAGCAGGTGGAAGGGCAGACAGCGGCGGGAGAGGCGCCTCACCTTGGTCCTGGCCGTGGTGGTGGGAGTCTTCGTCCTCTGCTGGTTCCCCTTCTTCTTCACGTACACGCTCACGGCCGTGTGCGCGTGCTGCGTGCCCGAGACGCTCTTCAAGATGTTCTTCTGGTTGGGCTACTGCAACAGCTCCCTCAACCCCGTCATATACACCATATTCAACCACGACTTCCGGAGGTCCTTCAAGAAGATTCTCTGCAAAAAGGGCCGTTGa